In a single window of the Coprothermobacter proteolyticus DSM 5265 genome:
- a CDS encoding thiamine pyrophosphate-dependent enzyme: protein MKIVYERPKTLEKVVNHYCPGCHHGILHALIAEVLDEMNLADKTVGVAPVGCAVMAYNYLDIDWIEAPHGRAVAIATGIKLAHPDILVFTYQGDGDAASIGLAETLYGAIRGINVTTFMYNNAIYGMTGGQMAPTTLIGMKTTTSPYGRDPRREGYPVKMAETIALQDGTAFSVRSALFNPKAITETKNHIRHAFELQMNGEGFTFLEVVGTCPTNWGMTPVEASEFAKNEMVKTYPLGIKKDVKRSETR, encoded by the coding sequence ATGAAGATAGTTTATGAGAGACCAAAAACATTGGAAAAGGTGGTGAACCACTATTGCCCTGGTTGTCACCATGGCATATTGCACGCTCTCATCGCTGAAGTCTTGGATGAAATGAATCTGGCTGACAAGACTGTTGGCGTGGCCCCGGTAGGATGCGCTGTCATGGCATACAACTACCTAGACATTGACTGGATAGAGGCACCGCATGGACGCGCAGTAGCCATAGCTACGGGTATAAAACTAGCTCATCCAGACATTTTGGTGTTTACCTATCAAGGAGACGGTGATGCGGCATCGATTGGCCTAGCTGAGACGCTTTATGGCGCCATTAGAGGAATAAATGTGACCACGTTCATGTACAACAACGCAATTTACGGCATGACAGGCGGACAGATGGCTCCTACCACACTCATAGGCATGAAAACTACTACATCTCCCTATGGAAGAGATCCTAGACGCGAAGGTTATCCAGTGAAAATGGCAGAAACTATTGCTTTGCAAGATGGTACGGCTTTTTCAGTCCGGAGTGCGCTTTTTAATCCGAAAGCTATCACTGAAACTAAAAACCACATTAGGCACGCTTTTGAGCTTCAAATGAATGGTGAAGGATTTACATTCCTTGAAGTAGTTGGCACTTGCCCAACTAACTGGGGAATGACTCCTGTAGAAGCCAGCGAATTTGCAAAGAATGAAATGGTGAAGACATATCCGCTTGGGATTAAGAAAGATGTAAAAAGGAGTGAGACAAGATGA
- a CDS encoding NUDIX hydrolase — protein MNSPKTLFKGKFLELELIQEKYEVVRRPAAVGALVYWCSQEKIVMVKHKRPAVNDWVWEIVAGIVEPGESLINAVEREVMEEVGLTVKSVVGLGSFYPTPGYSDEVIHLFYVEADNSKLNRNDTDEDLEPFALKIEDVWKLEHKDMKTLLSLYLSKAKGLLKNMNNG, from the coding sequence ATGAATTCGCCAAAAACCTTGTTTAAGGGAAAATTCCTTGAGCTTGAACTGATACAGGAGAAATATGAAGTTGTAAGGCGCCCAGCAGCTGTGGGCGCCTTGGTTTATTGGTGTAGCCAGGAAAAAATAGTTATGGTAAAACACAAGCGGCCCGCTGTAAACGACTGGGTGTGGGAAATAGTGGCTGGCATTGTTGAACCTGGTGAAAGTTTGATAAATGCTGTAGAAAGAGAAGTTATGGAGGAAGTCGGGCTCACTGTTAAAAGTGTTGTGGGCCTTGGATCTTTCTATCCTACTCCTGGCTACAGCGATGAAGTTATCCATCTCTTTTACGTAGAGGCTGACAACAGCAAACTTAATAGGAACGACACTGATGAAGATTTAGAGCCTTTTGCGCTTAAAATTGAAGATGTATGGAAGCTGGAGCACAAGGACATGAAAACATTACTCTCACTTTACTTAAGCAAAGCAAAAGGCTTGTTGAAGAATATGAACAATGGCTAG
- the trpS gene encoding tryptophan--tRNA ligase — protein sequence MANNDVVVSGIRPTGVPHLGNLRGALQQWVDLQEKYPCFYFIADWHALFGLEERSREIKENTKKVLATLLAVGLDPEKSTIFIQSQVPEHLTLFTIFSAITPVGWLERNPTLKDMVRAEEPLPYGLLGYPVLQAADILLYKGTMVPVGKDQQPHLEISREIARRFNSLFGVEFFPEPQAVLNEYPVLPGTDGRKMSKSYSNVISIEDDHETVRFKVRQMITDPQKIRKSDPGHPDICSVFQLEKGFVDSAYSKDIYDRCVQGLLGCVEHKNMLADIIWQYLEPIREKYFYYLEHEEELWKIASYGNEKAEKVAKETMREVLDIIGL from the coding sequence GTGGCAAATAACGATGTAGTTGTAAGCGGTATAAGACCAACCGGTGTACCGCACCTCGGAAATCTACGTGGTGCACTGCAGCAATGGGTTGATCTGCAGGAAAAATATCCGTGTTTTTACTTTATTGCCGATTGGCATGCGTTGTTCGGTCTTGAAGAACGTAGCAGAGAAATAAAAGAAAATACAAAGAAAGTACTTGCCACACTACTTGCAGTGGGACTTGATCCAGAAAAGAGCACCATCTTTATTCAATCGCAGGTGCCAGAGCACCTAACGCTTTTTACCATTTTTTCTGCCATAACGCCTGTGGGATGGTTAGAGCGTAATCCTACATTAAAGGACATGGTCAGAGCAGAAGAGCCTCTACCTTATGGGTTGTTGGGGTATCCAGTATTGCAGGCTGCAGATATCTTGCTTTACAAAGGTACCATGGTTCCAGTGGGAAAAGACCAGCAGCCTCACTTAGAGATTTCACGTGAGATCGCAAGGCGGTTCAACAGTCTATTCGGTGTGGAGTTCTTCCCTGAACCTCAGGCTGTGCTAAATGAGTATCCCGTACTTCCTGGTACAGACGGAAGAAAGATGAGCAAGTCATATTCAAATGTGATCAGCATTGAAGACGACCATGAAACCGTAAGATTCAAGGTCAGACAAATGATAACAGATCCTCAGAAGATAAGAAAGTCCGATCCCGGTCATCCAGATATTTGCTCAGTATTTCAGTTGGAGAAAGGCTTTGTGGACAGTGCTTATTCTAAAGACATTTACGATCGTTGTGTTCAGGGGCTTTTGGGATGCGTTGAACACAAGAATATGCTGGCTGACATCATTTGGCAGTATCTTGAGCCCATACGGGAGAAGTATTTCTACTATTTAGAGCATGAAGAAGAACTCTGGAAAATAGCGTCCTACGGCAACGAAAAAGCTGAGAAGGTGGCAAAAGAGACCATGAGAGAGGTGCTGGATATTATAGGCTTATGA
- a CDS encoding purine-nucleoside phosphorylase → MVTETIQFLEKKMDRPDVAIIIGSGLGNLVKRMDVKVRIPYHDIPHFPKSTVKGHAGEILSGVIGKNKVMAFSGRFHYYEGYSMAEVTYPVRVAKLLGAKLLIVTNAAGGLNPKFHVGDLMLITDHINFMGVNPLIGPNVEEWGPRFVDLYHVYSEQHMNKLREIAVRKGLTLREGVYLAVSGPTYETHAELKMMQGFGADAVGMSTVPECIVAAHMSLPVLGVSVITDMALPYIIQDISHEMVLAAAEEASERLSDLIWEFLQEVTL, encoded by the coding sequence ATGGTGACTGAAACTATTCAATTCTTAGAAAAGAAGATGGACAGACCTGATGTTGCTATAATCATCGGTTCTGGTCTGGGTAACTTAGTTAAGAGAATGGACGTTAAAGTTCGAATACCTTACCACGATATACCTCATTTCCCAAAGAGTACCGTGAAAGGTCATGCTGGCGAAATCCTTTCAGGGGTCATAGGTAAGAACAAGGTTATGGCTTTTAGTGGCAGATTTCACTACTATGAAGGCTACAGCATGGCAGAAGTTACCTACCCTGTCAGGGTAGCCAAACTATTGGGAGCCAAATTGCTCATTGTAACTAATGCGGCAGGAGGATTAAACCCTAAGTTCCATGTAGGTGATTTGATGCTCATAACCGACCATATCAACTTCATGGGCGTGAATCCCTTAATAGGTCCAAATGTGGAAGAATGGGGTCCCCGCTTTGTTGACCTTTATCACGTTTACAGCGAGCAGCACATGAATAAGCTACGTGAAATAGCAGTCAGGAAAGGTTTAACTCTGCGTGAGGGTGTGTACTTAGCTGTTTCCGGTCCTACGTACGAAACTCATGCTGAGTTGAAAATGATGCAAGGATTCGGAGCAGATGCAGTGGGCATGAGCACAGTTCCAGAATGCATTGTAGCTGCACACATGAGCCTACCCGTATTGGGTGTATCTGTGATAACGGATATGGCTCTCCCATATATCATTCAGGACATCAGTCATGAGATGGTATTAGCGGCGGCGGAAGAAGCCAGTGAAAGATTAAGTGATCTGATTTGGGAATTTCTTCAGGAGGTGACCTTGTAG
- a CDS encoding tyrosine-type recombinase/integrase, whose product MEAGAQGHENITLTLLKQSKRLVEEYEQWLVLRKQASPRTVRSYLKDVDDFLAFVEQERSTDIELFKQFLHDKGLSPSTVARKLSAVSSFSAFLRRQGIALEFERPKVKIPQKLMQVPNWNDLDQLVDEVQDHEVRLALRMMLHCGLRASEVLELRWSDIGDDYMLVRGKGGKQRMLPVSEAIRTDIESIKRKGSYVFCDKKGKKRSRVWLWRKTRAFLGTHPHILRHAFATELTNYADIRVVQESLGHSDITTTQRYTHVYREALKELVEGKSLLGGETIDDDEREGI is encoded by the coding sequence ATGGAAGCTGGAGCACAAGGACATGAAAACATTACTCTCACTTTACTTAAGCAAAGCAAAAGGCTTGTTGAAGAATATGAACAATGGCTAGTCCTAAGAAAACAAGCTTCACCTAGGACTGTACGTTCTTACCTAAAGGATGTTGACGATTTCTTAGCTTTTGTGGAACAGGAGCGTTCCACCGACATTGAGTTGTTTAAACAGTTCCTTCACGATAAGGGACTTTCTCCTTCAACCGTAGCGAGAAAACTTTCAGCTGTTTCTTCTTTTTCTGCTTTCCTTAGAAGACAGGGTATAGCACTTGAATTTGAAAGGCCAAAGGTAAAAATACCTCAAAAGCTCATGCAAGTGCCTAACTGGAATGATCTTGACCAGCTTGTAGACGAAGTACAAGATCACGAGGTGAGATTGGCGCTAAGAATGATGCTCCATTGTGGTTTACGAGCTTCTGAAGTACTTGAACTTCGATGGTCAGACATAGGCGACGATTATATGCTGGTTAGAGGGAAGGGTGGAAAACAGCGCATGCTACCCGTATCTGAAGCCATCAGAACAGATATTGAGTCAATCAAGAGAAAGGGTTCTTATGTGTTTTGCGACAAAAAAGGAAAGAAAAGGTCTAGAGTCTGGCTGTGGCGAAAGACCCGAGCTTTTCTAGGTACACATCCTCACATTCTCAGACACGCTTTTGCCACTGAACTTACTAATTATGCTGACATCAGGGTTGTACAAGAATCTCTCGGACACAGTGATATAACAACAACCCAACGTTACACCCATGTTTACCGCGAAGCTCTCAAGGAGCTCGTGGAAGGAAAGAGTTTATTAGGAGGCGAAACCATAGATGACGATGAAAGAGAAGGTATTTAA
- a CDS encoding phosphopentomutase — translation MTMKEKVFKRVFLVVIDSFGVGAEPDWAEYGDDPSLNTALHVIDDRPAPSFLWSRGLGYLLKEEPIKQPSVVAKLQELSKGKDSTTGHWEIAGLVMTTPFPTYPHGFPPEVMEEFERRIGTKTLGNFPASGTEIIKQLGEEHMRTGYPIVYTSADSVFQIAAHEDVIPVEDLYRMCEIARELLTGDHAVARVIARPFAGKPGEFYRTPRRRDFSLPPLGHTILDELVEKGIPVVAVGKIHDLFAGRGISQSVHTENDAEGIKALQELSKTFQQRGLVFANLVDSDMIYGHRRNVEGYYQNIMMIDEGLSLLYDNLTNEDLLIVTADHGNDPTFPKHTDHTREYVSFIACSPSFTEGSFLGTLRGYVHIAQTVIEALGVESARKWGRTLLKEDV, via the coding sequence ATGACGATGAAAGAGAAGGTATTTAAACGTGTTTTCTTAGTTGTCATTGACAGCTTTGGCGTTGGAGCAGAGCCTGATTGGGCAGAATATGGGGATGACCCAAGTTTGAACACAGCGCTTCACGTCATCGACGACAGACCTGCTCCGTCTTTTTTGTGGAGCAGAGGACTTGGTTACTTGCTTAAGGAAGAACCAATAAAACAGCCCAGCGTTGTGGCAAAACTGCAGGAACTCTCTAAAGGGAAAGACTCTACTACTGGGCACTGGGAAATTGCAGGATTAGTTATGACTACACCTTTTCCAACCTATCCCCATGGTTTTCCTCCAGAGGTTATGGAGGAATTTGAACGTAGAATTGGCACGAAAACACTGGGAAACTTTCCAGCTTCAGGAACTGAAATAATCAAACAATTAGGGGAAGAACATATGCGCACTGGTTATCCCATTGTTTACACTTCGGCAGATTCAGTTTTCCAAATAGCTGCTCACGAAGACGTCATACCAGTGGAAGACTTGTATCGGATGTGCGAGATCGCTCGAGAACTTCTTACTGGCGACCATGCCGTTGCAAGGGTCATAGCTAGACCTTTTGCGGGGAAGCCAGGTGAATTCTACCGTACGCCCAGAAGACGTGATTTTTCTCTTCCTCCGCTGGGGCATACCATACTCGATGAACTTGTGGAGAAGGGAATACCTGTAGTTGCCGTAGGAAAAATCCATGATCTTTTCGCGGGTAGAGGAATCTCTCAGAGTGTGCACACAGAAAATGACGCTGAGGGAATTAAGGCTTTGCAGGAGTTATCGAAAACTTTCCAACAGCGAGGACTAGTTTTTGCTAACTTGGTAGATTCTGATATGATTTATGGGCACAGAAGAAACGTAGAAGGCTATTATCAAAACATAATGATGATCGATGAAGGACTGAGCTTGCTCTATGATAATCTAACAAACGAAGATTTGCTTATCGTTACTGCAGATCATGGTAACGACCCCACATTCCCTAAACATACTGACCATACTCGAGAATACGTGTCCTTTATAGCCTGCTCACCGAGTTTTACTGAAGGCTCTTTTCTGGGAACGCTTCGTGGATACGTGCACATAGCACAGACAGTGATTGAAGCATTAGGAGTAGAAAGTGCAAGAAAGTGGGGAAGAACTCTTTTGAAGGAGGATGTATAA
- a CDS encoding 2-oxoacid:acceptor oxidoreductase family protein has product MTRNVVAAGFGGQGVMLLGQILALAATQKQLNATWLPSYGPEQRGGTANCTVVVSDEEIGSPVVDKPMYVVIMNNPSMEKFEKMVEPNGTVILNSTLITLEPKRTDVNYLKVPANELAEQAGSQRSANMVMLGVIGWLWKDIFTLEELEQAMVEKVGDKRPQLVETNKKAIELGYEFAKNLV; this is encoded by the coding sequence ATGACGCGCAACGTAGTCGCAGCTGGTTTTGGGGGCCAAGGCGTCATGCTGCTAGGGCAAATCTTGGCACTGGCAGCAACTCAGAAGCAGCTAAACGCCACCTGGTTACCTTCATATGGTCCTGAGCAACGTGGGGGAACAGCAAACTGTACGGTTGTGGTTTCTGACGAAGAAATTGGATCTCCTGTGGTGGATAAACCCATGTATGTGGTCATTATGAACAACCCGTCCATGGAAAAGTTTGAAAAGATGGTGGAACCAAATGGCACTGTTATTTTGAACAGCACTCTTATAACATTGGAGCCCAAGCGTACTGATGTAAATTACCTTAAAGTTCCAGCCAATGAATTGGCAGAGCAGGCTGGTTCACAGAGAAGTGCAAACATGGTTATGCTCGGAGTCATCGGTTGGCTCTGGAAAGACATTTTCACATTGGAAGAGTTGGAGCAGGCTATGGTCGAAAAAGTTGGCGACAAGCGTCCACAGCTGGTTGAAACCAATAAAAAGGCCATAGAACTTGGATATGAATTCGCCAAAAACCTTGTTTAA
- a CDS encoding poly(A) polymerase, with translation MTIVVHKGVDLDAFGSALALAHVFGGKMFLPEPKNRNVARLSHAVQEWVTDSVEGNVIFCDTDSLGNWKAEFIFDHHGTVYGANSSAVAIWLEDCGYLQKMSENVLELLMSGIYEDTGFLRYHSAKPWDFAAVSSLRRLMKRPFELDIHVSPPLSESHFKAMFKILERQHEIRLLSKIIDISYIYEKESEGEISSVVQLLQSMQDINAYVLLVGSKSRILGICRSDETVPLWDLLQDLNPSGHKYAFVFRKRGNLISFYETLPDLLRSKMLAQTLVTEVSLSKMVLLKPCSVKEALRYSRDYGLAVVCLQEERGLYFITRHDLERLERLGLGESDVLGFSRVLPCFEQQDDLAKAYPILRQRIPLVVKKDDEFYIATTDDLLRQGVVQFYENRSEVIRVGETLYDQIGSLLEHLSKKGLNVYLVGGAIRDYLLGKTPDDIDLCFEGDIEKICLALDELGVGYDMFGKTLSVKCEWNGTKVEFTRARKDLYKSPGVLAEVEPATILEDLERRDFTINAIALQLTPGVSILDPFQGLDDLKDRVIRLIKPWSLREDPSRAFRAINYKNRLNFSLDSQLRQELTAVQVQGKPAPRVLMELRSLLRSSQVFENVRDVINFDLMRFFGRSFVFDERLMSMLEEFQQEQQVRTMEVRRIYELVTVILGLGFKDRAERERFFRLLGGAGRLKALSEKLEEEGTIGNLLTDWQ, from the coding sequence ATGACTATCGTAGTACATAAAGGAGTCGATCTTGACGCTTTCGGTTCTGCTTTAGCACTTGCACATGTGTTCGGTGGAAAAATGTTCTTGCCAGAACCCAAAAACAGAAATGTTGCTCGTCTTTCACATGCTGTACAAGAATGGGTAACGGATAGCGTTGAGGGTAACGTGATCTTTTGTGACACAGACAGCCTAGGAAACTGGAAAGCAGAGTTCATCTTTGACCACCATGGCACAGTATACGGCGCAAACAGCAGTGCGGTAGCCATATGGCTTGAAGACTGCGGATATCTGCAGAAGATGTCTGAGAATGTTTTGGAACTACTCATGTCAGGCATATATGAAGATACTGGTTTTCTTCGATATCACTCAGCTAAGCCTTGGGACTTTGCAGCTGTAAGCTCCCTTAGGCGCCTAATGAAAAGGCCCTTCGAGTTGGATATTCACGTGAGTCCGCCTCTTAGTGAGTCACACTTCAAAGCCATGTTCAAAATACTTGAACGGCAGCATGAAATCAGACTACTGAGCAAGATCATAGATATCTCATATATCTATGAGAAGGAAAGTGAAGGGGAAATTTCTTCAGTGGTACAGCTACTACAATCCATGCAGGATATAAATGCTTACGTACTTCTTGTGGGAAGCAAGAGTAGGATACTTGGCATATGTCGCAGTGACGAGACCGTGCCACTGTGGGATCTCTTGCAAGACCTTAATCCGAGTGGCCACAAGTATGCTTTTGTGTTCAGAAAGAGAGGCAATTTAATAAGCTTTTACGAGACCCTGCCCGATTTGCTTAGGTCAAAGATGTTAGCTCAAACGTTGGTGACGGAAGTTAGCTTGTCAAAGATGGTTTTGTTGAAACCATGCAGCGTAAAAGAGGCGTTACGTTATTCTCGCGACTACGGTTTGGCTGTGGTATGTTTACAGGAGGAGCGTGGGCTCTATTTTATAACTAGGCACGACTTAGAAAGATTGGAAAGGTTAGGACTTGGAGAGAGTGATGTCCTCGGTTTTTCAAGGGTGTTACCATGTTTTGAGCAGCAAGACGATTTGGCAAAGGCTTACCCCATTCTCAGACAGCGTATTCCTCTAGTTGTTAAAAAAGATGATGAGTTTTACATTGCAACCACAGATGACTTGTTAAGGCAAGGTGTGGTTCAGTTTTATGAAAACCGCAGTGAAGTTATCAGGGTAGGAGAAACACTGTATGACCAAATTGGCTCTTTGCTTGAGCATCTTTCGAAAAAAGGGCTAAACGTGTATTTGGTTGGTGGCGCCATCAGAGATTACCTCTTAGGCAAGACACCTGACGATATTGATTTGTGCTTTGAGGGCGATATCGAGAAAATTTGCTTGGCTTTAGATGAGCTAGGTGTGGGCTATGATATGTTCGGTAAGACTTTATCAGTGAAATGTGAATGGAACGGAACTAAGGTTGAATTCACAAGAGCTCGCAAAGACTTGTACAAGAGCCCTGGGGTGTTAGCAGAAGTAGAGCCTGCTACCATATTGGAGGATTTGGAGAGAAGAGATTTTACCATAAACGCCATAGCTTTGCAGCTTACACCTGGTGTAAGTATTCTGGACCCATTCCAAGGGTTGGACGATCTAAAAGACAGAGTTATAAGACTTATAAAACCTTGGTCACTCAGAGAGGACCCTTCCAGAGCTTTTAGAGCTATAAACTACAAGAACAGGCTGAATTTTTCGCTGGATTCTCAGCTCAGACAGGAACTTACAGCGGTCCAGGTGCAAGGCAAACCAGCGCCACGAGTGCTCATGGAACTTCGAAGCTTGCTTAGATCCTCTCAAGTGTTCGAAAACGTAAGAGATGTCATAAACTTCGATCTTATGAGGTTCTTTGGTAGGTCTTTTGTGTTTGATGAAAGGCTAATGTCCATGCTTGAGGAATTTCAGCAGGAGCAACAAGTACGGACCATGGAAGTTAGAAGGATCTATGAACTGGTCACAGTAATCCTGGGTCTGGGCTTTAAGGATAGAGCAGAAAGAGAACGTTTTTTTAGGCTCCTCGGCGGTGCTGGCAGGCTTAAAGCTTTATCTGAAAAGTTGGAAGAGGAAGGGACCATAGGTAATCTACTTACGGATTGGCAGTAG
- a CDS encoding thymidine phosphorylase, which yields MLPQEFIRVKRDGEKHTRDSMKEFFSQYLNGNVADYQISAWLMAAFLKGLDDEETFWLTEQIVSSGEKLDLSDIDGIKVDKHSSGGVGDKVSLAIVPLLASTGLVVSKMSGRGLGHTGGTIDKLESIPGLRTEFSTEEFKALLRRAGLAIVSQSESLAPLDKKLYSLRDVTATVESLPLIASSIMSKKIAVGSDLVSLDVKLGNGAFITSLEDAKELCRIMMSLAEQFGRKVEIHVTDMNEPLGCSVGNSLEVIEALEFLKGKVENRFATLVKELYKDTVNSTGVEAPDVDQLIASGKPLEKFAQMIEAQSGDPKVVEDYSLLPMAKSVHELRAQQSGYLTFVDTKEVGMAVVELGGGRKKKEDNIDHGVGIKFLVEGGSKVDAGDIVALVYFNNENTLNSALKRLEHAFTITETEPQERPLIWWSSYQ from the coding sequence GTGTTACCTCAGGAGTTCATAAGAGTAAAGCGAGACGGTGAAAAACATACCAGGGATTCTATGAAAGAATTCTTTTCACAGTACCTCAATGGTAATGTAGCTGATTACCAAATTTCAGCTTGGTTAATGGCAGCGTTCTTAAAAGGTTTGGACGATGAAGAAACATTTTGGTTAACTGAGCAAATTGTTAGTAGTGGCGAAAAGCTGGATCTCAGCGACATAGATGGAATAAAAGTGGACAAACACTCTTCTGGCGGTGTGGGTGACAAAGTCTCCTTGGCCATAGTGCCACTTTTAGCGTCAACGGGCTTAGTAGTTTCTAAAATGAGTGGCCGTGGTTTAGGACACACAGGAGGAACCATCGACAAGCTGGAATCCATTCCTGGGCTGCGAACCGAGTTCTCTACAGAGGAGTTCAAGGCACTCTTGAGACGTGCGGGTTTAGCCATCGTCTCTCAGTCCGAAAGCCTAGCACCTTTAGATAAGAAGCTCTACAGTTTGAGAGATGTAACTGCAACTGTGGAATCTTTACCTTTGATTGCTTCCAGCATAATGTCAAAGAAGATTGCCGTAGGCAGCGACCTGGTAAGTTTGGATGTAAAACTAGGTAATGGGGCATTCATAACTAGCCTGGAAGATGCCAAAGAGCTTTGCAGAATCATGATGAGCTTAGCTGAACAATTTGGTAGAAAGGTGGAAATTCATGTCACCGACATGAATGAACCACTGGGATGCAGTGTTGGCAACTCTCTTGAAGTAATCGAAGCTTTGGAATTCCTCAAAGGCAAGGTAGAAAACAGGTTCGCTACACTGGTAAAGGAACTGTACAAAGATACTGTGAACAGTACAGGTGTAGAAGCTCCTGACGTAGATCAACTTATCGCTTCAGGTAAGCCCCTGGAGAAGTTTGCACAAATGATAGAGGCTCAGAGTGGAGATCCTAAAGTGGTAGAAGATTATTCCTTACTTCCCATGGCCAAAAGCGTTCATGAACTCAGAGCACAGCAGTCAGGCTATTTGACGTTCGTAGATACAAAGGAAGTGGGCATGGCAGTAGTTGAGCTGGGTGGCGGACGAAAGAAAAAAGAAGACAACATTGATCATGGCGTTGGTATAAAGTTCCTTGTTGAAGGTGGTAGCAAAGTCGATGCTGGTGATATCGTGGCGCTTGTGTATTTCAATAATGAAAATACCCTAAATAGTGCACTAAAGAGGCTTGAGCATGCTTTTACTATAACGGAGACAGAACCCCAGGAGCGGCCACTTATTTGGTGGAGTAGTTACCAATAA